The genomic region TTATCGCCCCATTTGCGGCAAAGGCAGACCCCGCAACATTTGGGGAGATAGCAGATTTGAGCGTAATACTGCTCAGGTTTGTGGCCATATACTCCATATTTGATACATTGAGCATAATATTCTCATCGGCTGTCAAGGGGGCAGGTGACACCAGGTTTGTAATGTATATGACTGTTACCATAGGATGGCTTGTAATGGTGATCCCCACATATCTCTCTGTTGTTGTGTTAGGTTATGGGATCATGGCCTGCTGGATCTTTGCAACCTTATGTGTGATAACCCTCGGTATAGGCTTTCTATTAAGATTTTTAAACGGCAAATGGAAGACAATGCTTGTAATTGAGAGGCCAAACTAGCGAATCCGCAGTATAGCGGATTCGCACTTTTTTCTAATGGCTATCTAGCCGTGGATATGATTTAGCAAGATTATTATCAAGCTTAAAGGATTCATTCAGTATTTCAAGCAGTTTTATATTCTGCCTTACAATCATCAAACAGTCGCCTACAATTGCAAAAAATAGAATGCTCAGCCTTGTTTTTGAAGAATTATCCTGTATCCTTCTGGTCTGTTCAATGTTTACCCTTTCAGTTATTTGATTAAGCTTGTTATACTCTTCAACAATACTCTGATATTCACTGATATCCTTATTGCTGAAGGCAGTTTCCACCTTCATAAGCACATCCATCACTATATCCTTGATCTCCATAAGTTCATCAATCTGTACTCCAAGCAGCCCTTTATGCTTGTTTGCAACATGGATATATGACCTCAAAACAATGTCCCTGAAGCCGTCAGATAACTTCTGGAGGATACGGATCAGCCTGGCATATTTATTGGAGAGCTTCTGATCCTCCTTATGCTGAAGCCTCAATACCTTGAAGACATTGGCCATAATGATGTTAACCCACACCTGGTGTTTTTTTACCATTTTTCTCTGGATGTTCAATGTGCTTACATCCTGCATAAAAAGGGCATCAGATGCAGCATCAAAACATTTTCGAAACTCAGCGATAAGCACGGCAAGGTGATCAAAGGTTGTTGAGATGGCAACCATTGGATCAGAGATCCTTTTGAGATTCAGTATCTCTGTTTCAATAATTTCCTTTGCCCGAGTCTTATGCCTCTTGTGATTGCGGTAAATAACCAATATGGATACAACAAAGAGAAGAGTGATCCCTAAAATCTCCAGCGATGCAATTATGTAGCAGAACAGGAATGCAAATATAAAGGCAACCAGGGCGGTCATAAACCATCCGCCTATTACTGTCAGCACCCCTGTTACCCGGAAAACAGCGCTTTCTCTTCCCCATGCCTGATCAGCAAATGAGGTTCCCATAGCAACCATAAAGGTTACATATGTGGTTGAAAGGGGAAGTTTAAGCGATGTCGCATATGCTATGAGGGCGCTGGAGACCATAAGATTTACTGAGGCACGCAGCATGTCGAATTGAGGTCTTCTGTCAAGATCAGGGGACCTCTTTCTTGTTGACGGGTCTAATCTGTTGTTAACGATCTCCTTTACCCTTTCAGGTATAAAGCAGCAGAGGTTGTTAAAAAGCGCATCGGTCATACTCACAATCTTTCTTGAGATCCACATGGATTCAAAAAGTTCTGTCCCTTCATCCTGCTGCCCCAGGCTTATCTCTGTACGTGTAACAGTGCGCCCTTTTTTTGAAAACCAGAGTGTAAATACCATTATTATACCTGACAGCATCAGGAGCATTCCCTGGGTATGCACCTTGTCACTTAACGCGCCCATCATCTGAGTCATCGGGTTTCCTGACGCAAGAGCTACCTGATATGCATTAAGACCGGCCAGTGGAACCCCTATAAAATTGACAAGGTCGTTGGATGCAAATGCCATTGCAAGGGCAAAGGTACCGGCAAGGACAATTATCTTTAATATCTTAACCCTGAATAATATCAGGGCCTGGAATATTATTGCGGAGCAGAAAAAAATATAGGTCATCAGCCTGAATGTGTGCCCTTTAATCCAGAAAGCCATCTCAGGGGTTATAAAGGTTGCCCCTTTTACCCCGTTAATCAGCATGAAGTAGATGATTAGCACCATAGCAAGACCGCCCCACAGGGCGCCGTATCGCCTGATTTTTTTCTCATAGTTAAAGGTAAATATAAGGCGGGTTATAAACTGAATGACTGAACCGAAAAAGAAGGCGACAATAATCGATAAAAGTATACCGAATATGATCACCATTGCCTTTGATGTGTTTATATATGAAATAACATCTACAAAACTGGCTCCGGAATCCACCACCTTTATAACGGCCATTGCAACCGCTGCACCCAGCAGGTCAAAAACAATAGAAACAGTTGTTGATGTTGGAAGGCCATAGGTATTAAATACATCAAGGAGCAGTATATCAGTGAACATAACCGCAAGAAAGATAGTGATCAGTTCAGGCATGGTAAAAAACTGAGGATGAAAAATACCCTTTCTTGCCACCTCCATCATGCCTCCTGATGCAGCCACACCGGTCAGGATACCAATACTGGCAATAATAAGTATTACGAAAAATGGGGCGGCCTTTGAACCTATAGCCGAATTTAAAAAATTAACCGCATCATTTGCCACGCCAACTATCAGGTCGAAAACAGCAAAGAGCAGTAAAATACCGACAAATATATATATTACTTCTATTCCCATAGAAATACACCTTTCTAACTATCTGTTATCATTCAAAATATATTTTTCATTAATATTTAATTAACAATTTGTGAATACTATTTTAACCGGGTGTTTCAGTCAACCCTAAACAGAAACCTAACACAATTCTAACAATTGGCTCATAATGCAGATTTTTAATGGTATGAGAGAAAAAGATGCGATATCAGTTATGAAAAAGATATCGCATCTGCGGGACAATTAATCCAACAAATCATTGATTCGCGTATGTTTTTCGATTAGATGAGCCAGTAAATTCAGTTTCACATCATTATCCTTTGTAAGAAGCGCCTCCATATCATCCACCTTCTTTACTGTCTGGAATGTATCCATAGAGACAAGCAACAATGGCACTTTACGCTCCATGACCTTTGAAATGACATGCTGTGGTGGCATAATGTCATTAGTAATTATAATACAGGCCGTATCACGCTCCAGAGCTGCAAGGATCATGTCACTCCTGTCCCCCCCTGTGATCACGAGCTGATCTTCCCTGTTCAGTGAAGGCAGCGTAAAAAGGGGATTTTTATGAGGTTCGCTTGTTGACATAGCTCCGACTATAAAATTTTTAACTATATTTTTTAAATTCTCTTCACCGGCAAGCACCTTTGCCAGTAATTTTTCAGCAAGAAAATCGACAGTGAAATAGGTCAGTTGCTCTTTGTATGGAATAAGCCCCAGTATCTCTATACCCATTTTTTTAATCTCAGGCACAAATATTTCTTCAAACTCATCTATTTCATGTACCTTATTTATTATTATTCCGCCGAAATTCTCGCCTTTTACATCCAGATACTTATCTATGAACTTTATATCATCAAGTATAGTATCCCTGTTGCCGCTTAATACCATTACAAGTTTTGCATCCAGATATTTTGCTACTGAGATGGAATCGAGATTCTCCCATGCCCCGAAAAAGAGATCCCTGCCTCCTTCTGAAAAAAGGATATCATTGCCGGTGCCAATCTCTTTTACCATATCAAAAAGCGCCTTTTTAATGCCCTCTTCATCATACATATATCTTATTTTTGACTGGTCAAAACCCAGGGTTATCTTTTCAAACCGGGACTCCAGCTCCCCTTCGCGCCCCAAAAGTTTTACAATAAGGCTGGCATCATAATCCCAGCTTTTTTTCCTGCGATAGATGAGCCTGTCACCAAGAGGTTTGATATATGCAAACTTTTTATCCTTTATCAAAGAAATAATACCGGCAATAATGCTCGTTTTTCCGGCTCCGTCTCTCATTGAAGATATCACTATCTTTTTCATCTGTTCTCCTCCTTTGGTTTTGCAATCAAGATCCTTGCGTCTACAGCTTTTAGTCCGCTTTTATCTGTATAAACTACAACCGGATTAATTTCTATATCAGTTATTCTGTCACATTTTTTAATAATAGAGCTTATTTTTATAATTGTATCGATCACAGAATCGATATCCTTCTTTTCTTCACCCCGTGCGCCTAAAAGCAGCGGGTATGACCTGATATCTTCAAGCATAGAGAGGGCAATGCCGCGATTCATGGGCATTGTCCTGAAGGATACATCCTTCATTACCTCAACATATATTCCTCCTAGCCCGCACATAATAACAGGGCCGAATGAAGGATCTCTTCTGGCCCCTATTATAAGCTCAGTCCCCTTCTTCACCATTTCACATACTTCAATGCCTTCAATAACAGCATTGGGGTTATATGCCTTGCATTTATGCACTATAGCTTCGTAGGCATTAATAACCTCTTTCCTGTTCTCAAGGTTAAGTATTACCCCGCCTACATCGCTTTTATGAAGGATATCCTTTGAGACAACCTTCATAACAACCGGGTAACCTATCTCTTCAGCAAATTGTACAGCTTCATTAATGTTCCTGGCAATTTTACTTAAGGGTATTCGGATATCGGCTGCCTCCATAACGGCTGCCCCTTCATTTGCCAGAAGGAAAGACCTGTTGTTCTTCAGGGCATTGTCAATTATCCTGTTTATGGCATCTGTGTTGATTTCATATTCTTCTGATGCAAGGGAAATCTGGTCCAGGTATTTATAGTACTGATTATATGCCCCGATACATGAAACCGCCTGCTGCACCTCATTGAACAGAGGAATGCTTGTAGTCTTAAGAGATGCGATAGTGGATTCCACCTGATCACCGCCGACAAGGGCATATGTTACAGGCTTACCAGCCTTCATATGCTTTGAGTGTGTTGAAACAAGCATACTCTCAAGATTTGCAGAATCGAATGTCGCTGTTTCGCAGTAGAGGGCAATTGTTGAGTCTATCTCTTTTGATTCTGCCGATGCGGTAAGGGCTGACTCATAATCTACTGCAGCTGCGCCTCCCGTGATATCAACCGGGTTTTTTGTAGAGCCGAATGAGGGGGTTACCGGTTCAAAAATCTTTTGTAAAAGCGGCTGATCATCACAAAGATCAACCCCGTATTTTTCACACGCGTCTGTTGCAAGAACCCCTATTCCTCCGCCGTTTGTAACGATTACACTGTTATACCCTCTGGGCGCTGGGCTTGATGAAAAAAACTTACACCAGTTAAAGGCCTCCTCAACGCTTTCAGCACGAACCACTCCGCACTGCTTCATTATGGCGTCAAATATTTCATCTGATCCGGCAAGGGAACCGGTATGAGATGCAGCCGCACGTGCCCCTCTTTCAGATCTTCCTGATTTTATAACAATTACCGGTTTTTTGATAACTGCTCTTCTCAGGCTGCTGATAAGCCTCTCTCCTTTTTTGACACCCTCCATGTATATCAGGATTACCTTTGTGTCATCATGGTCAATTATATACTCAAGCAGGTCTGACTCATCCACATCGCATTTATTGCCTATTGAAATAATAGATGAAAGACCGATCCCGGAAACCGCTGTTTTACCGATCATGGCGATCCCGAGCGCTCCGCTCTGCGTAAGAATCGAAACATGACCGGGGATTATACTGCTTGCAGAAAAGGTACAGTTAAGGGATACAGAAGAGGAGTATAGCCCGAACATGTTAGGCCCTACCACTCTCATACCGACCTTTTTCGCAATCTCAGATATCTCCTTTTCCTCCCTGTCATTTCCTATCTCGGAAAAACCTGAAGAAATTATCTGTACATATTTCACCTTTTTTTCAGCGCATTTTTTAATCGCATTTACTACAAGATTTGCGGGGATCACGATCGATGCACAGTCCACCTCTTCTTTTATGTCAAGGATATCTGTGTATACCTGATGGCCGTCAATAGTGCCTCCCTTTGGGCTTACTGGATAAACCCTGCCCTTGTACCCGCCGGAAATAATATTATTAAAAACGCTGTAACCTATCTTTTTCTTATCCTGTGATGCACCTATGACAGCAATGCTCCCAGGTTCGAACAGGTATTTTATATCGTGTTTGTTTTCATTACCCATTATTTTGCTCTCCAAATCTCATTATAAGCCTGTATGCCCCCTCTTCAAGTTTCCGGTGAATATCAAATCCCATTTTGTTAAATACGCGAAGCATGGGTTGATTCTCAAGAAGGACCTCGGCCATGAATCCATGAAGCCCTTCCTTTTTTGCGATAATGGTAAGATAGGACAGAAGCGCTGTGCCTATCCCCATGTTCTGATAGTCATCTCTTACTGCAAATGCCACTTCAGCAAAAAGTGTATTTTCATCTTTAGATATCTGCCCCATACCCACAACTATCTCATTCTCTTTATCCTTAATTACAGCAAGTATTACCAGCTCTTTGGTATAATCTATTACTACAAAATCCTGCCTGATGGAATGAGGCACATCCATCCTGAAGGACATAAACCTTCTCTGCAGGCTCTGATTCGAAAGAGAATAGAAAAAATCCTTGACCAGGCTCTCATCATTAATCCTGACAGGCCTGAAAAGCAGCTGAATACCCCCCTTTATTGTCTTGTATTCCTCCAGGTATTCCGGGTATTCCGCGCTTTTACCTGGGATAAATGCCTGGTCTTTGTAGATTATATTCAGTCTTTTGGCCTCTTTTATAAGCCATTCCCTGTACTTTGGGTGAGCTATTGCTATGAGGTCCATTGCACGTTCACGGATATTTTTGCCATGCAGGTAGGCTATGCCGTATTCTGTAACCACGTAAAAGATATCTCCCCTGTTCATCGTGACACCGGTCCCGGTCTCAAGATGCGGCACAATACGTGAGACCTCTCCATTCCTGGCTGTTGATTCGATTGCAAGGATTGTTTTACCACCAGGGGCGAGCAATGCACCGCGCATGAAATCAGCGCTGCCGCCTATCCCGCTATAAAACTTGCCTCCTACAGATTCAACACTGGCCTGCCCTGTAAGATCAATCTGCAAGGCAGAATTAATAGCAGTCATGTTATGTATGCGTGATATAACCAGAGGGTTATTTGTATAATCTATTGTCCTGAAATCCATTTCAGGGTTGTCATCAATGTACTGGTAGGTCTTCTGTGTACCCATACAGAAAGAGGCGACCGTGCGGCCTCTGTCTATTGTTTTTTTAGAATTGTTAATTACACCAAGCTTGATCAGCTCAACAACCGCATCTGTAAGGAGTTCTGTGTGTATTCCTAAGTTTTTCTTATCCTTCAGATTCTCAAGAATCGCATTAGGAAGGCTTCCATAACCGATCTGGATCGTGTCACCATCATTCACTATTTTTGATACATACTTTCCGGCCTGCCTTGCTATGTCGCCCGGCACTACCGGTTTATATTCGAGCAGGGGTTCATCATACCTGATAACATAATGCATATCCTTTAAATTAACGAATGTATTTCCGTGCACACGCGGCATGTTTGCATTCATCTGGGCGATTATGAGACTGGAATTTTCTACGGCTGCCTTACAGATATCAACGCTTATACCCAGGCTCACATTTCCATTCCTGTCAGGGAGAGAGGTCTGGATAAGTGTAACATCAAACCTGATATACTTTTTATGTATCAGATCTGGTACACGTGAAAGAAAAATCGGGGTATAATCCGCAAGCCCTTTATTTATAGAGTCCCTTGATTTATCGCTTATAAAAAAGGAGTTATGCCTGAAATTGTAATTGAATTTCTCTTCAGTATATACATTTACACCGAGGGTCCACACCTGGAACAATTCTGCATCCGCAAATGCCTTTGGATGCGATTCAACATATCTTACAAGCTCATTTACCAGAAACACAGGTTCACCGCAACCGGTGCTTACAAATATTTTATCTCCCCTGCCTATATCCTTAAAGATTTCATCCTTGGAAACAAACTTTTCCGGATAAGTTTTTTCCCACTCTGATACAAAAGAATCCATTTATAAAATCCTGATTTTAAGTCAATTCAAAAGGTCGTTAGTAACTATATAATATTTTCACATTAAAACAATAAAAAATTAAATTATATATCTTTAGAAAGCGATAAATTCTGGATAAAGCTTTTCACCTCTAATTGAGAAACTCACAGGTAATATTTTTTTAACCATAATCAGGTATTAGATGACTCAATAATTCAAATATGGTAGATAAGCCATTTTAATATCTTTATTTTGAGTATATTCCATAAAACTGAATCGTTACATTAATACTGTAATCTGTTAAACATATGAATTATTACGAACTGTTTGAAATAGATCAAAAAGCAGAGCCTGATGAGATAAAGCGTGCATACAGGCAAAAGCTCATGGAGTGGCACCCTGACAAAAACCCCCACCGCAGGGATCAGGCTGAGGAGATGACAAAGACCCTTAATACTGCCTATGATGTTCTGTCAGATACAAGACAGCGGGTTCATTATGACAGGATCCTGCGTTATTCAAAGGGTAAAGAGTTTGGCCAGTATGTAAATGATGATATCTTTGGCGATAAAATCAGGAGGTCATCAGG from Desulfatiglans sp. harbors:
- a CDS encoding inorganic phosphate transporter, whose product is MGIEVIYIFVGILLLFAVFDLIVGVANDAVNFLNSAIGSKAAPFFVILIIASIGILTGVAASGGMMEVARKGIFHPQFFTMPELITIFLAVMFTDILLLDVFNTYGLPTSTTVSIVFDLLGAAVAMAVIKVVDSGASFVDVISYINTSKAMVIIFGILLSIIVAFFFGSVIQFITRLIFTFNYEKKIRRYGALWGGLAMVLIIYFMLINGVKGATFITPEMAFWIKGHTFRLMTYIFFCSAIIFQALILFRVKILKIIVLAGTFALAMAFASNDLVNFIGVPLAGLNAYQVALASGNPMTQMMGALSDKVHTQGMLLMLSGIIMVFTLWFSKKGRTVTRTEISLGQQDEGTELFESMWISRKIVSMTDALFNNLCCFIPERVKEIVNNRLDPSTRKRSPDLDRRPQFDMLRASVNLMVSSALIAYATSLKLPLSTTYVTFMVAMGTSFADQAWGRESAVFRVTGVLTVIGGWFMTALVAFIFAFLFCYIIASLEILGITLLFVVSILVIYRNHKRHKTRAKEIIETEILNLKRISDPMVAISTTFDHLAVLIAEFRKCFDAASDALFMQDVSTLNIQRKMVKKHQVWVNIIMANVFKVLRLQHKEDQKLSNKYARLIRILQKLSDGFRDIVLRSYIHVANKHKGLLGVQIDELMEIKDIVMDVLMKVETAFSNKDISEYQSIVEEYNKLNQITERVNIEQTRRIQDNSSKTRLSILFFAIVGDCLMIVRQNIKLLEILNESFKLDNNLAKSYPRLDSH
- a CDS encoding GNAT family N-acetyltransferase, whose product is MDSFVSEWEKTYPEKFVSKDEIFKDIGRGDKIFVSTGCGEPVFLVNELVRYVESHPKAFADAELFQVWTLGVNVYTEEKFNYNFRHNSFFISDKSRDSINKGLADYTPIFLSRVPDLIHKKYIRFDVTLIQTSLPDRNGNVSLGISVDICKAAVENSSLIIAQMNANMPRVHGNTFVNLKDMHYVIRYDEPLLEYKPVVPGDIARQAGKYVSKIVNDGDTIQIGYGSLPNAILENLKDKKNLGIHTELLTDAVVELIKLGVINNSKKTIDRGRTVASFCMGTQKTYQYIDDNPEMDFRTIDYTNNPLVISRIHNMTAINSALQIDLTGQASVESVGGKFYSGIGGSADFMRGALLAPGGKTILAIESTARNGEVSRIVPHLETGTGVTMNRGDIFYVVTEYGIAYLHGKNIRERAMDLIAIAHPKYREWLIKEAKRLNIIYKDQAFIPGKSAEYPEYLEEYKTIKGGIQLLFRPVRINDESLVKDFFYSLSNQSLQRRFMSFRMDVPHSIRQDFVVIDYTKELVILAVIKDKENEIVVGMGQISKDENTLFAEVAFAVRDDYQNMGIGTALLSYLTIIAKKEGLHGFMAEVLLENQPMLRVFNKMGFDIHRKLEEGAYRLIMRFGEQNNG
- a CDS encoding phosphotransacetylase family protein translates to MKKIVISSMRDGAGKTSIIAGIISLIKDKKFAYIKPLGDRLIYRRKKSWDYDASLIVKLLGREGELESRFEKITLGFDQSKIRYMYDEEGIKKALFDMVKEIGTGNDILFSEGGRDLFFGAWENLDSISVAKYLDAKLVMVLSGNRDTILDDIKFIDKYLDVKGENFGGIIINKVHEIDEFEEIFVPEIKKMGIEILGLIPYKEQLTYFTVDFLAEKLLAKVLAGEENLKNIVKNFIVGAMSTSEPHKNPLFTLPSLNREDQLVITGGDRSDMILAALERDTACIIITNDIMPPQHVISKVMERKVPLLLVSMDTFQTVKKVDDMEALLTKDNDVKLNLLAHLIEKHTRINDLLD
- a CDS encoding acetate--CoA ligase family protein, which gives rise to MGNENKHDIKYLFEPGSIAVIGASQDKKKIGYSVFNNIISGGYKGRVYPVSPKGGTIDGHQVYTDILDIKEEVDCASIVIPANLVVNAIKKCAEKKVKYVQIISSGFSEIGNDREEKEISEIAKKVGMRVVGPNMFGLYSSSVSLNCTFSASSIIPGHVSILTQSGALGIAMIGKTAVSGIGLSSIISIGNKCDVDESDLLEYIIDHDDTKVILIYMEGVKKGERLISSLRRAVIKKPVIVIKSGRSERGARAAASHTGSLAGSDEIFDAIMKQCGVVRAESVEEAFNWCKFFSSSPAPRGYNSVIVTNGGGIGVLATDACEKYGVDLCDDQPLLQKIFEPVTPSFGSTKNPVDITGGAAAVDYESALTASAESKEIDSTIALYCETATFDSANLESMLVSTHSKHMKAGKPVTYALVGGDQVESTIASLKTTSIPLFNEVQQAVSCIGAYNQYYKYLDQISLASEEYEINTDAINRIIDNALKNNRSFLLANEGAAVMEAADIRIPLSKIARNINEAVQFAEEIGYPVVMKVVSKDILHKSDVGGVILNLENRKEVINAYEAIVHKCKAYNPNAVIEGIEVCEMVKKGTELIIGARRDPSFGPVIMCGLGGIYVEVMKDVSFRTMPMNRGIALSMLEDIRSYPLLLGARGEEKKDIDSVIDTIIKISSIIKKCDRITDIEINPVVVYTDKSGLKAVDARILIAKPKEENR
- a CDS encoding DnaJ domain-containing protein encodes the protein MNYYELFEIDQKAEPDEIKRAYRQKLMEWHPDKNPHRRDQAEEMTKTLNTAYDVLSDTRQRVHYDRILRYSKGKEFGQYVNDDIFGDKIRRSSGTIKEILNDVKDLYFMTRDSYKGKYRLHPVNMGIIAGGLLYFIIPTDFIPDFIPFLGLLDDVAILTTIIKSMQGELHKYRNRVKQSQ